The following are encoded in a window of Campylobacter sp. MIT 12-8780 genomic DNA:
- a CDS encoding ComEC/Rec2 family competence protein has product MKRWVKKYQEFLFLGFFCLCVFSLNLFYEYRHFLAFKESKHIYLKDISVLLSYIKTNEKGRSYRVLKLASKDFNFYTTTAKDKEISNYAKLNLRAITSKVSFKDYLSKSFYMPSYDLNITSTEPVFKHKIIPYFLNQHQDEKVKEFYGALFFALSVSKELRNDVNHYGIAHLIAISGYHIALIFSLLFFCFAPLYSFFQKRYFPYRNLRLDLSVMIFVFLLFYAYLIGFVPSFVRSLVMALFGFYLLAKHNKIIHFGNLFFSVLICLALFPQLLFSVGFLFSVLGVFFIFLYLHHFASYFNAFINIILLNLWTFLAMIIPVLHFFPLISFQQFLAIPLSAAFVVFYPCVLFLHLIGFGGLVDSYLLDFFNFKFHALNFANISLNLLLAYILLALISIRFKWLALFCVVLNLVPFYVLL; this is encoded by the coding sequence ATGAAAAGATGGGTAAAAAAATACCAAGAATTCCTTTTTCTTGGATTTTTTTGCCTTTGTGTTTTTAGTCTTAATCTTTTTTATGAATACAGACATTTTTTAGCCTTTAAAGAAAGTAAGCATATCTATCTTAAAGATATTAGCGTGCTTTTAAGTTATATAAAAACAAATGAAAAAGGCAGATCTTATAGGGTTTTAAAGCTTGCTAGCAAGGACTTTAACTTTTATACCACTACAGCTAAAGATAAAGAAATTTCAAACTATGCAAAGCTAAATTTAAGAGCTATTACAAGCAAAGTAAGCTTTAAAGACTATCTTTCAAAAAGCTTTTATATGCCAAGTTATGATTTAAATATCACTTCAACAGAGCCTGTTTTTAAACATAAAATCATTCCTTATTTTCTCAATCAGCACCAAGATGAAAAAGTTAAGGAATTTTATGGGGCTTTATTTTTTGCCCTTAGTGTCTCAAAAGAGCTTCGAAATGATGTCAATCACTACGGCATAGCTCACCTCATAGCCATTAGTGGTTATCATATCGCTTTGATTTTTTCTTTGCTCTTTTTTTGTTTTGCTCCACTTTATAGCTTTTTTCAAAAACGCTATTTTCCTTACCGAAATTTACGGCTTGATTTGAGTGTGATGATTTTTGTATTTTTGCTTTTTTATGCTTATCTCATCGGCTTTGTGCCAAGTTTTGTGCGATCTTTAGTAATGGCTTTGTTTGGCTTTTATCTTTTAGCCAAGCATAATAAAATCATTCATTTTGGGAATTTATTTTTTAGCGTATTAATCTGTCTTGCTTTATTTCCGCAGCTTCTTTTTAGCGTAGGCTTTTTGTTTTCAGTTTTGGGAGTATTTTTTATCTTTTTATATTTACATCATTTCGCAAGCTATTTTAATGCTTTTATTAATATCATCTTGCTAAATTTATGGACTTTTTTAGCGATGATTATCCCAGTGTTACATTTTTTCCCACTTATTTCTTTCCAGCAGTTTTTAGCCATACCTTTAAGTGCGGCTTTTGTTGTATTTTATCCCTGCGTTTTGTTTTTGCACCTCATAGGCTTTGGAGGGCTAGTAGATAGCTATTTACTTGATTTCTTTAACTTTAAATTTCACGCCTTAAATTTTGCAA
- a CDS encoding DedA family protein: protein MSETIASLLEYGYIILFVYSLGGGMVAILAAGVLSAGGHFSLSLCIVLAFVANTLGSTLLFILGKYYKKDLMPYFKKHRRKLALAQMKIKQYGVFLLLLQKFIYGLKTFIPMAAGLAKFNFLKFFIINTFASLLWAIALGYAGFAFGAVITPFMDTLGTYPYLVPLFLLVLIVLIWFYLSSFSKKTQ from the coding sequence ATGAGTGAAACTATCGCGAGCTTGCTTGAGTATGGTTATATTATATTGTTTGTGTATTCATTAGGTGGTGGAATGGTAGCTATCTTAGCTGCTGGAGTGTTAAGCGCTGGAGGGCATTTTAGCCTCAGCCTTTGCATAGTCTTAGCCTTTGTGGCAAATACGCTTGGCTCGACACTTTTATTTATCTTAGGCAAATACTATAAAAAAGATTTAATGCCGTATTTTAAAAAACACCGACGCAAGCTTGCTTTAGCTCAAATGAAGATCAAACAATACGGCGTTTTTTTACTTTTGCTTCAAAAATTTATCTATGGACTAAAAACCTTTATTCCTATGGCGGCTGGACTTGCGAAATTTAACTTTTTGAAATTTTTCATTATCAACACATTTGCAAGCTTGCTTTGGGCTATAGCTTTAGGATATGCTGGCTTTGCTTTTGGAGCTGTTATCACACCTTTTATGGATACTTTAGGCACTTATCCTTATCTTGTGCCTTTGTTTTTGCTTGTTTTAATCGTTTTGATTTGGTTTTATCTTTCTTCTTTTTCTAAAAAAACACAATGA